The Candidatus Pantoea soli genome window below encodes:
- a CDS encoding DUF2076 domain-containing protein, translated as MQSQEQQLIENLFSRLKQAETQSGPRDAGAEQLIKQFLQSQPGAPYYMAQAILIQEAAMKKLNAQVADLENRLAQAQQQQAPQQSSGGFLSSLFGSGSRQPQQTQQPAWNSAPPQPQYAQQPPQYAAPARGTGFLGGALQTAVGVAGGVVMADMLTSLFHHSQPEEIVNIINEPALPQVDNNLDTFNGNDSDNAFLNDNASWDNNSFADNNDFSDFGGGDYDDDDTFV; from the coding sequence ATGCAGAGCCAGGAACAACAACTTATTGAAAATCTGTTCAGCCGTCTGAAACAGGCTGAAACGCAGAGCGGCCCGCGCGATGCCGGAGCCGAACAGTTAATTAAGCAGTTTTTACAGAGCCAGCCCGGTGCGCCCTACTACATGGCGCAGGCGATCCTGATTCAGGAAGCGGCGATGAAAAAACTTAACGCGCAGGTGGCCGATCTGGAAAATCGTCTCGCTCAGGCGCAGCAGCAGCAGGCCCCGCAGCAGAGCAGCGGCGGCTTCCTTTCCAGCCTGTTCGGCAGCGGCTCACGTCAGCCGCAGCAGACGCAGCAGCCGGCATGGAACAGCGCGCCACCGCAGCCGCAGTATGCGCAGCAGCCGCCGCAGTACGCGGCCCCGGCGCGCGGTACCGGTTTTCTGGGCGGCGCGCTGCAGACGGCGGTCGGCGTCGCTGGCGGTGTGGTGATGGCGGATATGCTGACCAGCCTGTTCCATCACTCTCAGCCGGAAGAGATTGTTAATATCATCAACGAACCGGCGCTGCCGCAGGTGGATAACAATCTGGACACCTTTAACGGCAACGACAGTGATAACGCCTTCCTGAACGATAACGCCAGCTGGGACAACAACAGCTTTGCGGATAACAATGATTTCAGTGATTTTGGCGGCGGCGACTATGACGATGACGACACCTTCGTCTGA
- the iraP gene encoding anti-adapter protein IraP — MKYLIAELLLKLAEKEEASKELVVQVEALEIVLTAILRKLEPQQYDDIVTAIDSAMPPRATIAENADAQLLRNYVDKLLKHPRH; from the coding sequence ATGAAATACCTGATTGCGGAACTCCTGCTGAAGCTGGCAGAAAAAGAAGAAGCGTCAAAAGAACTGGTGGTTCAGGTTGAAGCGCTGGAAATTGTGCTGACGGCTATCCTGCGTAAACTCGAACCGCAGCAATATGATGATATTGTCACTGCCATAGACAGTGCCATGCCGCCGCGCGCGACGATCGCAGAAAATGCCGATGCGCAGCTGCTGCGCAATTATGTGGATAAATTACTTAAACACCCCCGTCACTGA
- a CDS encoding IclR family transcriptional regulator translates to MTTLENASAVLRLFQRAGITQGHPGLSFTEVVTALALPKSTVSRLLATMESEGLLERDPDSRCYRIGRVLLSVAGHYLSTPLVDSASAPMARLAASSGCMGYISVLDGNDVLVMRMFHGRFFTQLVTPPGTRVSVTGTSTGRVLLAQLSDEQVRQRFADNWQAASPNSPRHLDALCQELARIRQQGWALARNETLPGISSLAVAITHKHRGESAALCLSFLSQEAAPGYPEALLSELRATAALMAEKYGAMSLDNTEQPAFDFKA, encoded by the coding sequence ATGACCACACTCGAAAATGCGTCTGCCGTGCTCCGGTTATTCCAGCGTGCTGGTATAACACAGGGCCATCCAGGCCTCTCTTTTACCGAGGTGGTAACGGCGCTGGCTTTGCCGAAAAGCACCGTTTCGCGTCTGCTGGCGACCATGGAAAGTGAAGGTTTACTGGAGCGCGATCCGGACAGCCGCTGCTACCGCATTGGGCGCGTGCTGTTATCCGTGGCCGGCCATTATCTCTCTACGCCGCTGGTTGACAGCGCGTCGGCGCCGATGGCGCGCCTTGCCGCCAGCAGCGGCTGCATGGGCTATATCTCGGTGCTGGACGGCAATGATGTGCTGGTGATGCGCATGTTTCATGGCCGCTTTTTTACGCAGCTGGTCACGCCGCCGGGCACGCGGGTGTCGGTTACCGGCACCTCCACCGGCCGCGTCCTGCTGGCGCAGTTAAGCGACGAGCAGGTACGGCAGCGCTTTGCGGATAACTGGCAGGCGGCTTCGCCGAACTCGCCGCGGCATCTGGATGCGCTGTGTCAGGAGCTGGCGCGTATCCGCCAGCAGGGCTGGGCACTGGCGCGGAATGAAACCCTGCCGGGCATCAGTTCGCTGGCGGTGGCCATCACCCATAAACATCGGGGCGAAAGCGCTGCACTGTGTCTTTCGTTTCTCTCGCAGGAAGCCGCCCCGGGTTATCCGGAAGCGCTGCTCAGCGAATTGCGCGCAACGGCTGCACTGATGGCTGAAAAATATGGCGCAATGTCTCTGGATAATACAGAGCAACCCGCATTCGATTTTAAGGCGTAA
- a CDS encoding PsiF family protein, which produces MKSSLLVLMAAGLLLAGSAGAAEKTAQQEKMALCNQHAGSQNLTGDARKSFMSDCLKKDSKMGNMTPQQMKMKSCNTAAGDKKLSGEARKTFMSSCLKKSA; this is translated from the coding sequence ATGAAATCCTCTCTTCTGGTATTAATGGCCGCCGGTTTATTGCTGGCCGGCAGCGCCGGTGCGGCAGAAAAAACCGCCCAGCAGGAAAAAATGGCCCTGTGTAATCAGCATGCCGGGTCGCAAAACCTCACAGGCGATGCGCGAAAAAGCTTTATGAGCGATTGCCTGAAAAAAGACAGCAAAATGGGCAATATGACGCCACAGCAAATGAAAATGAAAAGCTGCAACACCGCGGCGGGTGATAAAAAGCTCAGCGGTGAAGCGCGTAAAACCTTTATGAGCAGCTGCCTGAAAAAGAGTGCGTAA
- a CDS encoding FAD-dependent oxidoreductase translates to MSYQTVVKFDALPERKPTKFTVGETDMVLIRDGERVQAFQAKCPHAGAPLEQGAVCGDKLICPWHKAVFQLSDGGMCEPPALANLKRYPVRIEQGNVLVSPQAMSPASAPVAQGETPVCVILGSGAAGSAAIWTLRDEGFSGRIVRIEREAEAPYDRTALSKFVPSGKMDISEVPKLLKQDVLGPVARIQDDVVQLNAQNRTLLLKSGQQVTFDRLLIATGGVPQVPDLPGRSLDGVHQLRSLAQADTLFSAVDETQQLVIIGNSFIGMEVAGALRNRDVDVTVIARDQLPFKKQFGEEIGRHFYELHRRNGVKFVSGEPEALEGEGQVSAVRLKGGQRVPASLVLLATGVTPATGFIHDLPLQEDGSLLADGQLRVQEAIWAAGDIASYLTPRGVQRIEHFRVAQQQGRIAALNMLGKNIMYDRVPFFWTAHYGTRYEYLGHASEWDECRLLGSLQNQQFIAFYCQQGMIAAVCSAGMNTLTAALVHDMQQPMTLAQGIALFEAFQG, encoded by the coding sequence GTGAGCTACCAAACGGTCGTGAAATTTGATGCGCTGCCTGAGCGTAAACCCACTAAGTTCACCGTCGGTGAGACCGACATGGTGCTGATTCGCGATGGCGAGCGGGTGCAGGCGTTTCAGGCAAAATGCCCGCACGCCGGCGCGCCGCTGGAGCAGGGCGCGGTGTGTGGCGATAAGCTGATCTGCCCGTGGCATAAAGCCGTCTTTCAGCTGAGCGATGGCGGTATGTGTGAGCCACCGGCGCTGGCTAATCTGAAACGCTACCCGGTACGCATTGAACAGGGCAACGTGCTGGTGAGTCCGCAGGCGATGTCGCCAGCCAGTGCGCCGGTTGCGCAGGGTGAAACGCCAGTGTGTGTCATCCTGGGAAGCGGTGCGGCGGGCAGCGCGGCGATCTGGACGCTGCGCGATGAGGGCTTCAGCGGGCGTATTGTGCGTATCGAACGGGAAGCGGAAGCGCCTTACGATCGAACCGCGCTGAGCAAATTCGTGCCGTCCGGCAAGATGGACATTTCAGAGGTGCCAAAGCTGCTGAAGCAGGATGTGCTGGGGCCGGTGGCGCGCATTCAGGATGACGTGGTACAGCTGAACGCACAGAACAGAACGCTGCTGCTGAAATCCGGGCAGCAGGTGACCTTTGATCGGTTACTGATTGCCACCGGCGGCGTGCCGCAGGTCCCGGACCTGCCGGGACGGTCGCTTGACGGTGTGCATCAGCTGCGCTCTCTGGCACAGGCCGACACGCTGTTCAGTGCGGTGGACGAAACGCAGCAGCTGGTGATTATCGGTAACAGTTTTATTGGCATGGAGGTTGCCGGGGCGCTGCGTAATCGGGATGTTGATGTCACGGTGATCGCGCGTGATCAGCTGCCCTTTAAGAAGCAGTTTGGTGAAGAGATCGGCCGCCATTTTTATGAACTGCACCGGCGCAACGGCGTGAAGTTTGTCAGCGGCGAGCCGGAAGCGCTGGAAGGTGAGGGGCAGGTCAGCGCAGTGCGGCTGAAGGGCGGGCAGCGCGTGCCGGCCAGTCTGGTGCTGCTCGCGACCGGGGTCACACCCGCCACCGGCTTTATTCATGATCTCCCGTTGCAGGAAGATGGCAGCCTGCTGGCTGACGGTCAGCTGCGCGTGCAGGAGGCGATCTGGGCCGCCGGCGACATCGCCAGCTATCTGACACCGCGCGGCGTGCAGCGTATTGAGCATTTCCGCGTGGCGCAGCAGCAGGGACGCATCGCGGCGCTGAATATGCTGGGGAAAAACATCATGTACGATCGCGTGCCGTTTTTCTGGACGGCGCACTATGGCACGCGCTACGAATATCTGGGGCACGCCAGCGAGTGGGACGAGTGCCGTCTGCTGGGCTCGCTGCAGAATCAGCAGTTCATCGCATTTTACTGCCAGCAGGGCATGATTGCCGCGGTGTGCTCGGCGGGAATGAACACGCTGACTGCCGCGCTGGTGCATGATATGCAGCAGCCCATGACGCTGGCGCAGGGCATTGCGCTGTTTGAAGCTTTTCAGGGATAG
- the lpxO gene encoding lipid A hydroxylase LpxO: protein MVAAIILGIFVISVIYAHSRGVEKQKFSRQLFDHSTFMAPINMFMTGLSRLPAKQPYFPVDAFPELRQLTDNWQVIRDEAIRLQDHIKAAQTHNDAGFNTFFKRGWKRFYLKWYSDAHPSARELCPVTTELVSKIPGVKAAMFAELPPGSHLGKHRDPYAGSVRYHLGLQTPNDDRCFIEVDRQRHSWRDGEAVIFDETYVHWAQNESEQTRIILFCDIERPMKWRWAQAVNHWVGSTLMSAAASPNDENDRTGYINRIFKYVYALRDAGQNLKKRNRRLYYWVKHGLIAAIFAIIIVPSVFF from the coding sequence ATGGTCGCTGCGATCATTCTTGGTATTTTTGTGATTAGCGTTATTTATGCGCATTCACGCGGCGTGGAAAAACAGAAATTCTCCCGCCAGTTATTTGATCATTCGACATTCATGGCGCCGATAAATATGTTTATGACCGGCCTGTCAAGATTACCGGCAAAGCAACCCTATTTTCCCGTGGATGCCTTTCCGGAATTACGCCAGCTGACGGATAACTGGCAGGTGATTCGCGATGAAGCGATCCGTTTGCAGGATCACATCAAAGCGGCACAGACGCATAATGACGCCGGCTTCAACACCTTCTTTAAACGCGGCTGGAAGCGTTTTTATCTGAAATGGTACAGCGATGCGCACCCTTCTGCGCGCGAGCTTTGCCCGGTCACGACGGAACTGGTCAGCAAAATCCCCGGCGTCAAGGCGGCGATGTTTGCTGAGCTGCCGCCCGGCAGCCACCTCGGTAAGCACCGCGATCCTTATGCCGGCTCCGTGCGCTATCACCTTGGGCTGCAGACGCCCAATGATGATCGCTGCTTCATTGAAGTGGACCGGCAGCGCCACAGCTGGCGCGATGGTGAAGCCGTGATCTTTGACGAGACCTACGTGCACTGGGCGCAGAATGAGAGCGAGCAGACGCGCATTATTCTGTTCTGTGACATCGAGCGCCCGATGAAGTGGCGCTGGGCGCAGGCGGTCAACCACTGGGTGGGATCAACGCTGATGTCGGCCGCGGCCTCGCCCAACGACGAGAACGACCGCACCGGCTACATTAACCGCATCTTTAAATATGTCTATGCATTGCGTGATGCCGGTCAGAACCTGAAAAAACGCAATCGCCGTCTCTACTATTGGGTAAAACATGGCCTGATCGCCGCGATTTTTGCCATCATCATTGTTCCCAGCGTGTTCTTCTGA
- a CDS encoding beta-galactosidase: MNLTTLSLSEILARRDWENPVITSLNRLDAHPPFASWRDELSARDELPSPSRQSLNGQWTFSYFDRPEAVPQSWLLQDLPDAASLPVPANWQLHGYDAPIYTNVQYPIPVNPPYVPRENPTGCYSLTFTADARWLQQGQTRIVFDGVNAAFFLWCNGQWIGYSQDSRLPAEFDLSVVLRAGQNRLAVMVLRWCDGSYLEDQDMWRMSGIFRDVTLLHKPASQLTDVQIETALSPEYLRGDLRVRVAIQPGDRPLNQLRLRVTLWQGETCVAQQEQAPGSAPIDERGHYPERALLVLPVTQPQLWSAETPHLYRAVVALLDVHGTVIEAEAYDVGFRRVSIDNGQLCLNGKPLLIRGVNRHEHHPEQGQAVDEATMRRDIMLMKRHNFNAVRCAHYPNHPLWYRLCDRYGLYVVDEANIETHGMQPMSRLSADPRWFAAYSERVTRMVQRDRNHACIIIWSLGNESGHGSTHDALYQWVKSSDSTRPVQYEGGGADTAATDILCPMYARVDQDQPFPAVPKWSLKKWIGLPGEQRPLILCEYAHAMGNSLGGFAKYWQAFRAFPRLQGGFVWDWVDQSLTRYDAQQQPWQAYGGDFGDTPNDRQFCMNGLVFADRSPHPALFEAQRAQQFFQFRRDAADAWRFSVTSEYLFRRSDNEVLRWAIEQNGDVIASGEWPLELDAQASQSFSVPPQAGLQGEAWLRLAVHQPAATAWSEADARVAWDQWRLPAALPARVLPHSATAPTVTQHDDAITLTLPQQRWQFSRRSGELVQWWVNGRETLLTPLQECFIRAPIDNDIGTSEASNVDPSAWVERWKRAGYDQLEAQLLEMRMDRLTHGVQIETWHQWSGNGEPAFTSHKRYLIDGRGELSLSVEVEQAAGLPPPARIGLRCQLAHTPQQVSWLGLGPHENYPDRQLAAQFSRWQLPLAALSTDYVFPGENGLRCGTRELDSGSWQVRGDFAFSLSRYSLEQLRETSHRHLLQAEAGCWLHLDAYHMGVGGDDSWSPSVSPEFLLSQQRWHYALTLRQ; the protein is encoded by the coding sequence ATGAACCTGACTACGCTCTCCCTGAGTGAGATCCTTGCGCGCCGCGACTGGGAAAACCCGGTTATCACCAGCCTTAACCGTCTGGATGCGCATCCGCCGTTTGCCAGCTGGCGCGATGAGCTCAGCGCCCGGGATGAGCTGCCCTCCCCTTCCCGGCAGTCGCTTAACGGTCAGTGGACATTCAGCTATTTCGACCGGCCGGAAGCGGTGCCGCAAAGCTGGCTGCTGCAGGATTTACCGGACGCCGCCTCGCTGCCGGTGCCGGCTAACTGGCAGCTGCACGGCTATGACGCGCCCATCTACACCAACGTGCAGTATCCCATTCCGGTTAATCCGCCCTATGTGCCGCGCGAGAATCCCACCGGATGTTACTCGCTCACATTTACCGCTGATGCACGCTGGCTGCAGCAGGGGCAGACGCGCATTGTCTTCGACGGCGTCAACGCCGCCTTTTTCCTTTGGTGCAACGGCCAGTGGATTGGCTATTCGCAGGATAGCCGCCTGCCGGCGGAGTTTGATCTCAGCGTGGTGCTGCGGGCCGGACAGAACCGGCTGGCGGTGATGGTGCTGCGCTGGTGCGACGGCAGCTATCTGGAAGATCAGGATATGTGGCGCATGAGCGGCATCTTCCGCGATGTCACCCTGCTGCATAAACCGGCCTCGCAGCTGACTGACGTACAGATTGAGACCGCATTGAGTCCGGAGTATCTGCGCGGCGATCTGCGGGTGCGCGTGGCAATCCAGCCCGGCGACCGGCCGCTGAATCAGCTGCGGCTGCGCGTCACCCTGTGGCAGGGCGAGACGTGCGTGGCGCAGCAGGAGCAGGCCCCCGGCAGCGCGCCCATCGATGAGCGCGGCCACTATCCGGAACGCGCGCTGCTGGTTCTGCCGGTCACGCAGCCGCAGCTCTGGAGCGCCGAAACGCCGCACCTGTATCGCGCGGTTGTCGCACTGCTGGATGTGCATGGCACCGTCATCGAGGCCGAGGCATACGATGTGGGATTCCGGCGCGTCAGCATCGACAATGGCCAGCTGTGCCTGAACGGTAAACCGCTGCTGATTCGTGGCGTTAACCGCCACGAGCACCATCCGGAACAGGGCCAGGCGGTGGATGAAGCCACCATGCGGCGCGACATCATGCTGATGAAGCGGCACAACTTTAACGCCGTCCGCTGTGCGCACTACCCTAACCATCCGCTGTGGTATCGCCTGTGCGATCGCTACGGCCTGTATGTGGTGGATGAAGCCAATATTGAAACGCACGGTATGCAGCCAATGAGCCGTTTATCCGCCGATCCGCGCTGGTTTGCTGCTTACAGCGAGCGCGTGACGCGCATGGTGCAGCGCGATCGCAACCACGCCTGCATCATCATCTGGTCGCTGGGAAACGAATCCGGCCACGGCAGCACGCATGATGCCCTTTATCAGTGGGTAAAAAGCAGCGACAGCACGCGTCCGGTTCAGTATGAAGGCGGCGGGGCCGATACCGCCGCCACCGATATCCTCTGTCCGATGTATGCGCGCGTGGATCAGGATCAGCCCTTCCCGGCGGTGCCCAAATGGTCTCTGAAAAAGTGGATTGGCCTGCCGGGCGAACAGCGCCCCCTGATCCTGTGTGAATATGCGCACGCCATGGGCAATAGCCTGGGCGGCTTTGCCAAATACTGGCAGGCGTTCCGGGCGTTTCCGCGCCTGCAGGGCGGCTTTGTCTGGGACTGGGTCGATCAGAGCCTGACGCGATATGACGCACAGCAGCAGCCGTGGCAGGCCTACGGCGGAGATTTTGGGGATACGCCCAATGACCGCCAGTTCTGCATGAACGGGCTGGTGTTTGCCGACCGCTCACCGCATCCGGCGCTGTTTGAAGCGCAGCGCGCACAGCAGTTCTTTCAGTTCCGGCGCGACGCGGCTGACGCCTGGCGCTTCAGCGTGACCAGTGAATACCTGTTCCGCCGCAGCGATAACGAAGTGCTGCGCTGGGCAATAGAACAGAACGGAGACGTTATCGCCAGCGGCGAATGGCCGCTCGAGCTGGATGCGCAGGCAAGCCAGTCATTCAGCGTGCCGCCACAGGCAGGATTACAGGGTGAAGCCTGGCTGCGGCTGGCCGTGCATCAGCCGGCAGCCACCGCGTGGTCCGAAGCCGATGCGCGCGTGGCCTGGGATCAGTGGCGTCTGCCTGCTGCCCTGCCGGCACGCGTGCTGCCGCACAGCGCGACCGCCCCGACGGTGACGCAGCACGACGACGCGATTACCCTCACCCTGCCGCAGCAGCGCTGGCAGTTTTCACGCCGCAGCGGTGAACTGGTGCAGTGGTGGGTTAACGGGCGCGAAACCCTGCTCACCCCGCTGCAGGAGTGCTTTATCCGCGCCCCGATTGACAATGACATCGGCACCAGCGAAGCCAGCAATGTCGATCCCAGCGCCTGGGTTGAGCGCTGGAAACGCGCGGGCTATGACCAGCTGGAAGCGCAGCTGCTGGAGATGCGCATGGACCGCCTGACGCACGGCGTGCAGATCGAAACCTGGCACCAGTGGTCTGGCAACGGCGAGCCGGCCTTTACCAGCCACAAACGCTACCTGATTGACGGCAGGGGTGAACTTTCGCTCAGCGTTGAGGTGGAACAGGCTGCCGGGCTGCCGCCGCCGGCACGCATTGGCCTGCGCTGCCAGCTGGCGCATACGCCGCAGCAGGTCAGCTGGCTGGGCCTCGGGCCGCATGAAAACTACCCGGATCGTCAGCTGGCGGCGCAGTTTTCCCGCTGGCAGCTGCCGCTGGCGGCGCTCAGCACGGACTATGTGTTTCCCGGTGAGAACGGATTGCGCTGCGGCACGCGCGAGCTGGACAGCGGCAGCTGGCAGGTTCGCGGTGATTTTGCCTTTTCGCTCAGCCGCTACAGCCTGGAGCAGCTGCGGGAGACTTCGCATCGCCATCTGCTGCAGGCGGAAGCGGGCTGCTGGCTGCATCTCGACGCTTACCACATGGGCGTGGGCGGCGATGATTCATGGAGCCCAAGCGTCAGCCCTGAGTTTTTGCTTTCTCAGCAGCGCTGGCACTATGCGCTGACGCTGCGTCAGTAG
- a CDS encoding YaiI/YqxD family protein, which produces MAIWVDADACPNVIKEVLYRAAERTRITVTFVANQPLRVPPSPYVKTLQVAAGFDVADNEIVKRVQPGELVITGDIPLAAEVLEKGAAALNPRGERYSPDTIRQRLTMRDFMETLRASGVQSGGPSALSPRDRQQFANELDKWLRQR; this is translated from the coding sequence ATGGCGATCTGGGTCGATGCCGATGCCTGTCCGAATGTCATCAAAGAAGTGCTGTACCGCGCCGCAGAGCGCACCCGCATAACCGTCACCTTTGTGGCGAACCAGCCGCTGCGGGTGCCACCGTCGCCGTATGTCAAAACGCTGCAGGTTGCTGCGGGTTTTGATGTGGCGGATAACGAAATCGTGAAGCGCGTGCAGCCAGGCGAGCTGGTGATCACCGGCGATATTCCGCTGGCGGCGGAAGTGCTGGAGAAAGGGGCCGCGGCGCTGAATCCGCGCGGAGAGCGGTATTCGCCGGATACCATTCGCCAGCGTTTAACCATGCGGGATTTTATGGAGACGCTGCGCGCCAGCGGCGTGCAGAGCGGCGGCCCGTCGGCACTGAGCCCACGTGACCGCCAGCAGTTTGCGAATGAACTGGATAAGTGGTTACGTCAGCGCTAA
- a CDS encoding YaiA family protein, whose product MPTRPPYPREARIVAVEKGPAGNTVTWYELRADHPRPDTLISEHKTESEAQDAKDRYEDVEKE is encoded by the coding sequence ATGCCAACCAGACCACCCTATCCACGTGAAGCGCGCATTGTTGCCGTTGAAAAAGGCCCGGCGGGAAATACCGTCACCTGGTACGAATTACGTGCCGATCATCCGCGCCCGGATACGTTAATCAGTGAACACAAAACGGAATCGGAAGCGCAGGACGCAAAAGACCGTTACGAAGATGTGGAAAAAGAATAA
- the aroL gene encoding shikimate kinase AroL, which translates to MSLPIYLIGARGCGKTTIGQALSQALNYAFRDTDHHLQLTTQRSVAELVAAEGWERFRARESESLQAVTAPSTIIATGGGMVLAEANRRFMRDNGQVIWLNAPSGVLADRLTRQPEAAQRPTLTGRPIAEEMGDILRERAHLYRQAAHHEVNAMQPPERVVEQILHALSLARAS; encoded by the coding sequence ATGTCATTACCCATCTATCTGATCGGCGCACGCGGTTGCGGTAAAACCACCATTGGCCAGGCGCTGTCGCAGGCGCTGAATTACGCCTTTCGCGATACCGATCACCATCTGCAGCTCACCACACAACGCAGCGTTGCTGAGCTGGTTGCGGCCGAAGGCTGGGAGCGTTTTCGCGCGCGCGAAAGTGAATCCCTGCAGGCGGTCACGGCACCGTCAACCATTATTGCCACCGGTGGCGGCATGGTGCTGGCAGAAGCCAACCGCCGGTTTATGCGCGATAACGGTCAGGTCATCTGGCTGAACGCACCTTCCGGCGTGCTGGCCGACCGGCTGACGCGTCAGCCGGAAGCGGCGCAGCGTCCAACCCTGACCGGGCGGCCTATTGCCGAAGAGATGGGCGATATTCTGCGTGAGCGCGCCCACCTTTACCGTCAGGCCGCCCATCACGAAGTGAACGCCATGCAGCCACCGGAACGGGTGGTGGAACAGATTCTGCACGCGCTTTCGCTGGCCCGCGCCAGCTGA
- the proC gene encoding pyrroline-5-carboxylate reductase — MLEKKIGFIGAGNMATAIISGLINSGQIAPANIWVYDRKTDTNQALAQQYGVTAAESAESLAHEVDILFGAVKPNVILKVLKDLAGQLKKEALVVSIAAGVTLDSLAAVLGHDRKIIRVMPNTPALVNEGMTSITPNVLVEQAEVDEVVQIFESFGKAAVVSESLIHAVVGVSGSAPAYVFMFIEAMADAAVLGGMPRAQAYQFAAQAVKGSAQMVLETGRHPGELKDMVCSPGGTTIEAVKVLEENGFRAAVLKAMQQCMAKSEALSKA, encoded by the coding sequence ATGCTGGAGAAGAAAATCGGGTTTATCGGCGCCGGCAACATGGCAACCGCCATTATCAGCGGCCTGATCAACAGCGGGCAGATTGCCCCGGCAAACATCTGGGTGTACGACCGCAAAACCGACACCAATCAGGCGCTGGCGCAGCAGTATGGCGTGACTGCGGCAGAGAGCGCCGAGAGCCTGGCGCATGAAGTCGACATTCTGTTCGGTGCGGTCAAACCCAATGTGATTCTCAAAGTGCTGAAAGATCTGGCGGGCCAGCTGAAGAAAGAGGCGCTGGTGGTATCGATTGCAGCAGGCGTGACGCTGGATTCGCTGGCGGCAGTGCTGGGGCACGATCGCAAAATCATCCGCGTGATGCCCAATACGCCGGCGCTGGTAAACGAAGGCATGACCTCTATTACGCCCAATGTGCTGGTGGAGCAGGCGGAAGTGGATGAAGTGGTGCAGATATTTGAAAGCTTTGGTAAAGCGGCCGTGGTCAGCGAATCCCTGATTCATGCGGTGGTCGGCGTCAGCGGGTCTGCGCCGGCTTACGTGTTTATGTTTATCGAAGCGATGGCCGACGCCGCCGTGCTGGGCGGCATGCCGCGCGCGCAGGCGTATCAGTTTGCCGCGCAGGCGGTGAAAGGCTCAGCGCAGATGGTGCTGGAAACCGGCAGGCACCCCGGCGAGCTGAAAGATATGGTGTGCTCGCCAGGCGGCACCACCATCGAAGCCGTGAAGGTACTGGAAGAGAATGGCTTTCGCGCGGCAGTACTGAAGGCGATGCAGCAGTGTATGGCGAAATCCGAAGCGCTGAGCAAAGCGTGA